A genome region from Etheostoma cragini isolate CJK2018 chromosome 4, CSU_Ecrag_1.0, whole genome shotgun sequence includes the following:
- the zpr1 gene encoding zinc finger protein ZPR1 yields the protein MSVISEDNVRGEGTENLFKEISADGADWQPTEIESLCMNCYKNGMTRLLLTKIPFFKEVIISSFSCAHCNWSNTEIQSAGRIQDQGVCYTLKVKTKQDLNREVVKSDSATTRIPELDFEIPPFTQKGALSTIEGLLDRAVSGLEQDQTVRRVKDPEVAGKIDEFIQKLRQLKEVESEFTLVIEDPSGNSFVENPKAPQKDDALTVSRFKRTMQQDMQLGLRADGDLEEEEEEEPAANDIDAMRDEVLAFNTNCPECNAPAATNMKLVQIPHFKEVIIMATNCDSCGHRTNEVKSGGGTEEMGTKITLHLTDVSDMTRDVLKSETCAVAIPELEFELGMAAVGGKFTTLEGLLKDIKDLIISKNPFMCGDSCTADRQQKLTAFGDKIDKIMAGEMDVHIVLDDPAGNSYVQNVYAPDPDPEITIEKYTRTFEQNEDLGLNDMKTEGYQEDK from the coding sequence ATGTCGGTTATATCCGAGGACAATGTGCGAGGTGAGGGCACCGAGAACCTTTTTAAGGAGATAAGCGCCGACGGCGCGGACTGGCAGCCCACTGAGATCGAGAGTCTGTGTATGAACTGCTATAAAAACGGCATGACGCGTCTGCTTTTGACCAAAATCCCCTTCTTCAAAGAGGTCATCATCAGCTCTTTCAGCTGCGCTCACTGCAACTGGTCCAACACGGAGATCCAGTCCGCGGGCCGGATCCAGGACCAAGGCGTGTGTTACACGctcaaagtgaaaacaaagcagGACTTGAACCGGGAGGTTGTGAAGTCAGACAGTGCGACCACCAGAATCCCCGAGCTGGATTTTGAAATCCCTCCGTTCACCCAGAAAGGGGCGCTTTCTACCATCGAGGGCCTGTTGGACCGAGCGGTTTCAGGGTTGGAGCAGGACCAAACTGTCAGACGTGTAAAGGACCCGGAGGTGGCTGGGAAAATAGACGAGTTCATCCAGAAGCTGAGGCAGTTAAAAGAAGTGGAAAGCGAATTCACTCTGGTGATAGAGGACCCGTCTGGAAACAGTTTTGTGGAGAACCCAAAGGCCCCTCAGAAAGATGACGCTCTGACTGTGTCCCGGTTCAAGCGGACCATGCAGCAGGATATGCAGCTGGGGCTGCGGGCTGATGGGGacttggaggaagaagaagaggaggaaccGGCGGCCAACGACATAGACGCCATGAGAGACGAGGTTTTGGCCTTTAACACCAACTGCCCTGAATGCAACGCGCCGGCCGCGACCAACATGAAGCTGGTCCAGATCCCCCACTTCAAGGAGGTCATCATCATGGCGACCAACTGTGACAGCTGCGGCCACCGCACCAATGAGGTGAAATCGGGCGGGGGGACAGAGGAGATGGGGACCAAGATCACCCTGCACCTCACCGACGTGTCGGACATGACCCGGGACGTGCTCAAGTCGGAGACGTGCGCCGTCGCCATCCCCGAGCTGGAGTTCGAGCTGGGGATGGCAGCCGTGGGCGGGAAGTTCACCACCCTGGAGGGGCTCCTGAAAGACATCAAAGACCTGATCATCTCCAAGAACCCCTTCATGTGCGGGGACAGTTGCACCGCCGATCGGCAGCAGAAGCTGACCGCGTTCGGGGACAAGATAGACAAGATCATGGCCGGGGAGATGGACGTCCACATCGTCCTGGACGACCCAGCGGGGAACAGCTACGTGCAGAACGTGTACGCCCCAGATCCAGATCCCGAGATCACTATCGAGAAGTACACCCGCACGTTTGAGCAGAATGAAGACCTCGGCCTGAATGACATGAAGACTGAGGGGTATCAAGAGGACAAATGA